ATATAGAACCACTCGTTATGTTCGCCAGGCAGCGGTGAGGGTGTCACGGGGCGGGGTCCGGCATAGCGGACGGCCTCGCGCCCGTAAAACTCCATCATGTCAATGGCCTCAGCGACATCGGCATCGGCTTCAGCCCAGCTTTTCCCCACTTCGAGGACGATCCAGGCTGCCATCTCGAACTTACGTCGCCGCAGCACAGCCGCTGCTTGAAAGAGATAACGGGCACGTTCCTCCGCCGACAGACGCTTCCAGCCCTCGAATGCTTGCCAGGCCGCTTCAAGCGCCCGATCTACGTGGGACTGATCTCCTCGATGTGCGAAGCCCACAACCTCATCGTAATTCGAGGGATTGACCGACTTGAGCAAGTCTCCCGTTGTGACCCGTTCACCCCCGATGATGGCGGGGTATTCCCGACCGAATTCTGATTCCACCCGGCGAATGGCTTGCTCCATGGCCAGGCGGTTATTGTGATCGGTGAAGTCCGTCAAGGGTTCGTTCTTAAATGGTGGTATCATAGCTGCATCCTCGTTTCCGGGTATTTTGACTGCCGTTCATAGCCCGTCAATTATGACGGAGGTGCTGCCAAACATCAATCATGCCGCCAATCTCTGGAGGGTGCTTTCCGATTGCGTTTGACCGGGGTGTTGAATATAATGGGACCACACCACACACTATTCAGGCACAACGGTATGAGTAAGATACGCATTTTGTTGGCAGACGATCATACGATCTTGCGACAGGGACTGAAGCGCATCCTCGAACTCGATCCTGCTTTTGAAGTCGTCGGTGAGGCCGCTGATGGGCGCGAAGCCGTCAAGAAAGCCGAAGCTCTCGCCCCCGATGTGGTTGTCATGGATATTTCCATGCCCATCCTCAACGGGATTGAAGCGACGCGCCAGATTGCTAAGGCTCTGCCCAAGACCAGGATCCTGATCCTGACCGTTCACGAGGATGACCGAATTGCGCTTGAGATTCTTGAGGCGGGAGCCACAGGGTATCTGCTCAAAGACGCCGCCGGAGAAGAGCTGATTGCTGCGATCAAAGCGGTTCATCGGGGAGACTCCTATTTGAGCCCCTCAATCGCCAAGAAAGTGATTTCCCAGTTCCTCGACGCGGCCAAAGGAAAGGTTCAGCCCGAGGATAGGTTCTCGCTCCTGACTTCGCGGGAACGAGAAATCCTGCAACTTATCGCCGAGGGCTACTCGAACAAAGAGATCGGCGATATGCTCTACATCAGCGAGAAGACGGTCAAAACCCATCGTGAGAATATCATGCGGAAACTCGACCTGCACAACGTGGCGGAACTGGTGAAATACGCCCTGCGGCGCGGCATCATTTAGCCTTTG
Above is a genomic segment from Blastocatellia bacterium containing:
- a CDS encoding response regulator transcription factor, with the protein product MSKIRILLADDHTILRQGLKRILELDPAFEVVGEAADGREAVKKAEALAPDVVVMDISMPILNGIEATRQIAKALPKTRILILTVHEDDRIALEILEAGATGYLLKDAAGEELIAAIKAVHRGDSYLSPSIAKKVISQFLDAAKGKVQPEDRFSLLTSREREILQLIAEGYSNKEIGDMLYISEKTVKTHRENIMRKLDLHNVAELVKYALRRGII